Sequence from the Maniola jurtina chromosome 23, ilManJurt1.1, whole genome shotgun sequence genome:
gaataatatttttaataatcaaatttaataataaatatatattttgtaagtaggtatattaagttattttaatattatactatacaatgttctgtaaaatttattttttgtaatttacataaaattataaacattcTTAAATAACGttaatattagttattattcCCTGACTATTTATGgatatttttaatgtaggtataattgggctttgtaaaattaatgtacctaatttCGTATGCAAATAGCTCTATTATTGACTTTGTATATAAATGGTTATTACAAACTATggtctttcatttttttttttttgctacaaCTATTTGTTTTTTAGCGGCCAGTGAGGCAAAATTCGATCTATTAGAGACAATAGTTATTTGCTCGGCAGGATAGCAAAGCTCATTTTTATtgcgagtgcctagtttgaaACCCGAGCGGGCGAAAgattttctgtgatgtaaccacaaattcacggttttcggattttttccttgtgctataagaccttcctttaagtgcgtttcatcgaatagtacctatggcgttatattggctcccctgtctgttgggtggtcattggcaccatattggcatgagaagacgcagattttgttaattttcattttattcatgtgaaatcaaatgaaaataaacagaaTCTGCgccttcttatgcaaatatggtgccaatgacttggacagacaggggagctaacataacgccataggtactattcgatgaaacgcactatacctgccaaatttcatgattctagttcaacgggaagtaccctgtaggttttcttgacagaaagataataaagtgatcctataagggttccgtttttctttttgaggtacagaaccctaaaaataagttatGTTAAGGCAACGACCTCTAGACTAGACGTTTAAAAGGCGTCCACTAAACGGGTCCGGCTGCATCGCGGTGCGGATGCGGCGAGCattttgtatgtatgtccgCCGCACTAGAGCAACACAAGAGCAACCGCAGagcttcttgctggttcttctcggtaggaaaggcattccgaaccagtggtagatgcttttgacgattcaaaagaacttgtaaaagtctaattgaataaaaatattttgaatttgaactagTGGACGCCGTCGCGTCATAAAAATGCATGCGAATTTTTGTGTTGAAATGCGATCCGATCCGACCCGGCATGTCTGGTGGACGCTATCTTTTATAGGTATACGAATAGAGGGATCAAGACAGgtcattccaaacaaaaatttacttatttaattccgTGTACCTATATAGTAGAGAATTTAgttggattaaaaataaaacgacgTACATTTTTAataccttttttatttatttatatatagtaAATGTCAGTTGTTGTTTGTTAAATGATAAAGTAGTTACAGtcttgaaattatttaaaaaaataataatataatttacaacaaaaattaaaaaaaaaaaccgctaacATACGTCACAATTTCAAATTGGATACTTCTTGTACCCTTTATGTACAAAACTTACAATTAATGTTGATTACACATTACAGGCAGACGCACGCATTGAAaacaaaactttattttatagactaacacggtattttgtaattttgcaaaaaaaaaaaaacaatttttttagtcAAATCTTTTATTCaatacactttctgattgtcaaacaatgatgtagtgaaataaacgggccgaattgagaaccacctcttttttggaagtcggttaaaagatGAAAGAATGTTTACAGATTATACAACAACattgtttcatcatcatcatcagccacTTTCCACTCGACTCTTAATTATCTtaatatcgtcggtccatcgtgctggagggcgtcccacactacgcttgcttatacgtggTCTcaactcaaggactttccggcttcaacggccatcgcctctacgacaggcatgcccactgccacttcagcttgctaatagtttgggctatgtcagtgaccttggttctcctgcggatcctcagggaaactcctaacatagccctctccatagctcgctgagcgactATTATGTTTAGAATCCATATTTCTTTGAATTTATTTCATCGAGAACCTACCTGGTTTTGTTAGTAGGTATCTTTGTAcaaattagagcctcgatagctcaacggttgaggagcggactgaattccgaaaggtcggcggttcaaaccccacccgttgcactattatcgtacctactcctaacacagctttgcgcttagttggaggggaaaggggaatattagtcatgattagcatggcttataatctttttttttttaaatccgtaCTAGTATGTATGTAAAGTTACACTTTAGGCCTCCaaaaaagataaattttgtGTTCGATGCGTGCGACTTGTCCCTCAATATGCTTTCaccttaaaaatgaaataataagtGGCATTGTAAGATGGTATTGATATACTTaccatataattattttatttatttatttacataggaATTTTATAATAACATGAGCACTGCTTAGTTACGCCACAAAATCAACATGCATCTTCcggttataaatatttttgatgattttccttcctaattttatttttttacacaattatttattacctatctaTTTGTAGTGCCAACACTTATATGCGACATTTTTTACTAAATGTATAATATGtccatatatttatttatacgttGTATAGTTAACATCTGTGACTGTTacttaatatgataaaatctGTGAATGTCTGATGTAATGTCAGCTAAACAATCGATTCCACAAAAATTGATTTATAaaatcgatttaaatttttgCAAAGGCAGGATTTTTCTAAACGTGACTAGGGATTGAAAATCTATCGAAACCATTCGgtagtaataaataatgaagATAACACTATATGGTTCAGTATTTTGTTGCAATCAGTGACGAAAACATTTATAAGTACTTGCTTTGAACTTCAAAacgctttttttaaataataacatatTGTAAATGTGACTGAAAACACAACATACCTAAATCTATTGATATAAAATTCAATGGAAACTGTAAAACAGTGAGCTAACCGGGCATAAGACTACGTATTAATATTCTATAAACTCACCAATATAAATAATCCAATCATTGAggataaaattgaaaactaattttattggCAGGTTCATAGATTTTTACacattttgatattatatttcttaCAATAATTATGGACAGAATTATTAAAACCAAAATTATATCAATATCACATTTATATTTAATTCGTCATTCAATTATAAATGACTCTGATTATAACTCACATTCATGTATGTGTCTGAAACAATTCCATTTTTTGAATTATACAATATTTACGCACTGTATAATTTGCAACTATTTAAATTCGTggaaagtaaaattttattcgaAACAGAATTGTTTAGACACAAGTTAATTGATAAAATGGCAACACTTAATGGTCATTTTTATAGAGATAGAAGTTACATTTGATGATAATTGTACAGGTTCTGTTATATACAAAACTTATacacatacttacctaatatcaTAATTAAATAGGACTAAAACGAAGCTTTCCTTTTCAGGAGAAAAGGATGGCACTATAGTCCTGTCGattaagtttaattaagttttgtatACATCAGAAATAttaatactattatttattaatagtacCAATATCAACATTCATTAAATAAGGGTAGGTATACACTATACGTACACATGATtcatgttaataaaaaaaatggcgtCATCTCtccatagagatattataaaacttatatGTTACAAAAAGAAAGAACGCTATTTACAAGAGGCCGTTACGGTACAGTACCGTTTATATCTAGCTATACATTTACAATATACAACATGAGACGTGCAACACTGATGGCTTGCATTCACATCGAATTTGGACGTACTattaatacttaggtatttccTGACATGTTTATGATTTATTTATGGGGCACGACACGTgaaaatcaaatttaatttggtttttcgcaatttgtttactaaaacgacaaagtaggcttatgacattataatagcgccaatggcagtatcatctccacaggtttatatgatctttacttgaaagtgttcagtttaagaaattagttaaaataatgagtttgacgtgagttactcacaaattagtcgatactctgactaatttcttaaactggacagtttcaagtaaagatttttatacaaacatgTGGAGATGAtgctgccattggcgcaattagaatgccataagcctactttgctgtattagtttacaaattgcgaaaaaccagattaaatttgaatttctcgggcagacccgtgtcatgcaccttaataACCGTTACTGGCTGGATACAAGTTTATAACGGTTATACTATGGTTTCCAGTACCAACAGGTCGGGTAGGGGTAAAATAGCCTTATGTTATGTTATACGTATTACCTGTCTCTTTATGGAGAGCTCATAAGCTCATAAGATGGGGCTATTTTTGGTAGAGTGGGGACTGGggagtccattttggtaccACACACCACGCATCTTATATCGAgcgaatatttattttatattaatattttatctgtactttctgtggcaccaaataaacacttttcttttttctttcttttcctaTTTACCCGCACCGATCTGTCGGTACGGGAAACATGGTTCTTTATTCAAACATGACGAAACGTACGTCCAAATTCGATTAGTTTGCGCGGGCCCTGATAAAGCATGGTCACACGACGGCATTCTGCCGTTGGTTAAAAGCTTAGATCTTCTGCCGCGGACGACAGATTAATGGTGAATCAGGTTTGCGAGGGCCCGTCTTCCAAGGGTCTAAACCTCACGAAACCGTCCTGCGCAACTAGCATACTACCCCCCGTTTCGGGGTTGATTTCATCCTGAGGCTGGGAATAGGACGCCTCGTAACTACAGTTCCTTGGCGCTGGCTGGGGAGTCGACAAAGCGCATGGATAGTTCCTCTCGTTAGGGTCCTCGGTAAAACCGTACAAGTCTGTCGACTTTGGTCTATCGGGGAACCCGTTTCCCTTACCACGTTTCTGACTTCCACTCGAATTCACCATCGACGTGGAAGGGGAGTTACGTCGCTGCGAGGTCCTTACTTGCTGACAGGGACCCTCGTAACTTCTGTTGGGATTCAGAGTCTGTATACCAGTCGCGTGGTAGGACGAGTTCTCGGCGTTGTAGTTGCCGTACTCGTCTGGTATATGGGGCTGATGGTAGTGGTGACTCATCGAGGGATCATAACCCATTGTCATGCAGTTTTGGACGTTCTTGTTCTTCGCTCGGTGCTTTTTCCGAGGGTTGCTGTTCGTTCTTGACGACACTCTGTCGTACGACATGTGTTTGAAGTTGTGCGAACTTCGATTGGAACCAGCGTTGTAGTTCTGGTTTTTGATGTCCCGAATGAAGTCGCTATTGCTGCCGTATTGGATGACGTTGTATTCATGGTCTAGCGGATCGTCACCTTGCAAGGATTGCATGGCGGGATCGCAGTTTGAATAGTGGTCATCCGAAGCAGATTCGATACCATTGTACGCGTGGTTGGGATGATGTTTGATCAAATGGTTGGTCACACCTTGGCTCGAAGTGGCGTTACTGGATTCCGTGGAACTGCTGTGGCCAGCATTTGCGATCGAGCTGTGCCCAGAATAGTTTTCAGTTCCCGAATTGGTGTCACAGTTGCCAGCCAACGTGTTTAACTGGAATCTCTGATGATCGACTGGCCCGACGCAACATTGCTCCGGTATATTGGGATGATGCCCAGCGGTTTCGTAAATAGGCTTCCCCGTTCTTAGGGTGTACGTGTGGAGATTGGTGTTTGTATTACAAATAGCTGGATAGTCCGATTCGAATTGTTCATTACTAGATCCAGCCGCGCAAGGGAACAGGCCTAATCCAGATATTTTTTGCCCGTCAGCTTTTTCGTGTTGTAAAGAAGCCACGATACCAACTTTCAGACTAATCACCCACGAAATAAGAGCTACCACGCTGATCTCGATTAATCGTAGCGAGAACTGATAGCCCCATTGCAGCCAGTCGAATTTGGTCATATTGACCTGATTGATACCAAAGATTCCGTAAATTTGTAGTGTGGCCATTAGAACGAATAGCAACGCCGTGGCTAGATTTATATGGATAGCTTGATACAAGTTTTGGAACCCGTGAATGTATGTGTGACTCTTCTTCTGTAACACCGATTTGAGCATTTTGTACACGTAGAGGTAGCAAAGCCCGAGGGTCAGGCACgccaatataaatataatttgacaAGTTAGACCTAGTACCCTTTTTTCGACTCCCTGAGAAGTcctaataattgtattactattTTCGAGGATATGCAACATTACACAGGACAAGAGGTGCAAGCTACCACCTATTATGATCGTTCTAGAACGAAATAGAAACGCACAACAGGTGGTCTTAAAATTAATGCTATTCGTGAGGAGAAACAGGATCGTGCAAGCGAAAGCTATGCTGAGGAATATCTCCGGAACGTGGAGAAGAATCTCGCTGATGAATACTGGCAGTGAATTATTGATATTGTACGGATCGTAGCACATGTAGAAAATTCTCATGAGGCAGACGAACACTAGG
This genomic interval carries:
- the LOC123877398 gene encoding uncharacterized protein LOC123877398 isoform X1, with amino-acid sequence MVKMSRKEMGKQDSGWRRVCAVLCVLVLCCECVCGKQMSETLQRALSAVRGPSPGAKKLLNIPEDGADPLPGKHVPLESYESELEREHALPTSVPNADILKTNSNPTYHKPRPPAHHGAALLAGVGAVPSYAPPGRAFFTPPLPPEYRNPFADKPTLRGTNTDGNSYLNRRPIPPPSLGPGHERIPIRPPGQETSSPQVPAPPPAPPLPPVGLEPQKKKALNTPSYKPDELDDKHGTDQANFTDFVPNSLNIPTISRILSGSNGRKEDIPDVLLRTVTAKPQHNQEKTSKSDIYVTKDAGVTLSDSNANRDTSTEGALAVLDPEMNNLDRPLIIDQNGETNTRRNLQYATNKQPDRNDSRRDEYMPATTVGFELSDPEMSTERYHNLANVNSDKKILIIKDDNKSSGPVQRPGVTWPFAWNVHIYSATGMFTLLAVFSIFKIIRYNKFTHLFTQYYFIILHLILVFVCLMRIFYMCYDPYNINNSLPVFISEILLHVPEIFLSIAFACTILFLLTNSINFKTTCCAFLFRSRTIIIGGSLHLLSCVMLHILENSNTIIRTSQGVEKRVLGLTCQIIFILACLTLGLCYLYVYKMLKSVLQKKSHTYIHGFQNLYQAIHINLATALLFVLMATLQIYGIFGINQVNMTKFDWLQWGYQFSLRLIEISVVALISWVISLKVGIVASLQHEKADGQKISGLGLFPCAAGSSNEQFESDYPAICNTNTNLHTYTLRTGKPIYETAGHHPNIPEQCCVGPVDHQRFQLNTLAGNCDTNSGTENYSGHSSIANAGHSSSTESSNATSSQGVTNHLIKHHPNHAYNGIESASDDHYSNCDPAMQSLQGDDPLDHEYNVIQYGSNSDFIRDIKNQNYNAGSNRSSHNFKHMSYDRVSSRTNSNPRKKHRAKNKNVQNCMTMGYDPSMSHHYHQPHIPDEYGNYNAENSSYHATGIQTLNPNRSYEGPCQQVRTSQRRNSPSTSMVNSSGSQKRGKGNGFPDRPKSTDLYGFTEDPNERNYPCALSTPQPAPRNCSYEASYSQPQDEINPETGGSMLVAQDGFVRFRPLEDGPSQT
- the LOC123877398 gene encoding uncharacterized protein LOC123877398 isoform X2 — translated: MILYISLCFILVVLADPLPGKHVPLESYESELEREHALPTSVPNADILKTNSNPTYHKPRPPAHHGAALLAGVGAVPSYAPPGRAFFTPPLPPEYRNPFADKPTLRGTNTDGNSYLNRRPIPPPSLGPGHERIPIRPPGQETSSPQVPAPPPAPPLPPVGLEPQKKKALNTPSYKPDELDDKHGTDQANFTDFVPNSLNIPTISRILSGSNGRKEDIPDVLLRTVTAKPQHNQEKTSKSDIYVTKDAGVTLSDSNANRDTSTEGALAVLDPEMNNLDRPLIIDQNGETNTRRNLQYATNKQPDRNDSRRDEYMPATTVGFELSDPEMSTERYHNLANVNSDKKILIIKDDNKSSGPVQRPGVTWPFAWNVHIYSATGMFTLLAVFSIFKIIRYNKFTHLFTQYYFIILHLILVFVCLMRIFYMCYDPYNINNSLPVFISEILLHVPEIFLSIAFACTILFLLTNSINFKTTCCAFLFRSRTIIIGGSLHLLSCVMLHILENSNTIIRTSQGVEKRVLGLTCQIIFILACLTLGLCYLYVYKMLKSVLQKKSHTYIHGFQNLYQAIHINLATALLFVLMATLQIYGIFGINQVNMTKFDWLQWGYQFSLRLIEISVVALISWVISLKVGIVASLQHEKADGQKISGLGLFPCAAGSSNEQFESDYPAICNTNTNLHTYTLRTGKPIYETAGHHPNIPEQCCVGPVDHQRFQLNTLAGNCDTNSGTENYSGHSSIANAGHSSSTESSNATSSQGVTNHLIKHHPNHAYNGIESASDDHYSNCDPAMQSLQGDDPLDHEYNVIQYGSNSDFIRDIKNQNYNAGSNRSSHNFKHMSYDRVSSRTNSNPRKKHRAKNKNVQNCMTMGYDPSMSHHYHQPHIPDEYGNYNAENSSYHATGIQTLNPNRSYEGPCQQVRTSQRRNSPSTSMVNSSGSQKRGKGNGFPDRPKSTDLYGFTEDPNERNYPCALSTPQPAPRNCSYEASYSQPQDEINPETGGSMLVAQDGFVRFRPLEDGPSQT